The following are encoded in a window of Haliotis asinina isolate JCU_RB_2024 chromosome 14, JCU_Hal_asi_v2, whole genome shotgun sequence genomic DNA:
- the LOC137260828 gene encoding protein kinase C and casein kinase substrate in neurons protein 2-like has product MAETDPHLEAPKWCQAATPAALKRFSRGSASVITLQNLLTDSAKLERRICKIYKDFRTKWQESVMTQIGSNLAYDQVKAVMNIWMESVRQKENLHAKWLEAMYASEGPIERLHEYIHSRSVNASKEAIQSTYVKARKTQMKLEKQIDQLKDEFYQTKDKANDFKPQLDEAYRGREDNPTKFQVLLGHWQKLEAEAAGAKTIYKDKLHQEKSTRMTFIEEMKKFQNDSDAFEMTRLENLKTVLGMMLKSNKNVEFQRKEKLKAIFEEGISELEKLDIQREIGFFNQFYVYEHKFPQEEFHPSEVKEQKEVNKQRSSGTTEEKSDLDQNLSARDNTAVFVQTRVSSDDDDNEDSWEHSRPIKLTTPRLVTAYRQPDVEIPNAVMETTPHTAPVVTETIVENFKGLSDSDSDSYADTQKVHPSLPVPPSADPNYVLKPATTKKVKVYAVKDFTARSEDELTFKAGQKIYITDHESAPDGRAYGYIKKGKMKKKKKYGFFPVQLISTAKMKDKESFLKKKFSKKGSDGK; this is encoded by the exons ATGGCGGAGACAGACCCACACTTAGAAGCACCCAAATGGTGTCAGGCGGCGACACCAGCTGCGCTTAAACGCTTTTCACGCGGATCTGC TTCAGTGATAACACTTCAAAACCTGCTCACAGACAGTGCTAAACTGGAGAGAAGAATCTGCAAAATATACAAGGACTTCCGAACGAAATGGCAAGAGAGTGTGATGACCCAAATTG GTAGCAACTTAGCATATGACCAGGTCAAAGCTGTCATGAATATCTGGATGGAATCTGTAAGGCAGAAGGAGAATCTGCATGCTAAATGGCTTGAAGCCATGTATGCTTCAGAAGGCCCAATTGAGCGCCTCCATGA GTATATCCACTCAAGAAGTGTCAATGCATCCAAGGAGGCCATACAGTCAACGTATGTGAAGGCAAGGAAAACACAGATGAAGCTAGAGAAGCAGATTGACCAGCTGAAAGAT GAGTTCTACCAGACAAAGGACAAGGCAAATGACTTCAAGCCACAGCTGGATGAAGCCtacagagggagggaggacaatcCCACAAAGTTCCAGGTTCTCTTGGGACACTGGCAGAAACTAGAGGCTGAAGCTGCAGGGGCCAAGACAATCTACAAAGACAAGCTCCATCAGGAAAAATCCACTCGAATGACTTTCATTGAG gaaatgaagaaattcCAGAATGATTCTGATGCCTTTGAGATGACTCGTCTTGAAAACCTAAAGACTGTATTAGGTATGATGTTGAAGAGCAACAAAAATGTAGAGTTTCAAAG GAAAGAGAAACTGAAGGCAATATTTGAAGAAGGTATCTCCGAGCTTGAGAAGCTTGACATTCAGCGAGAAATTGGTTTCTTCAACCAGTTCTATGTGTATGAGCATAAGTTTCCCCAAGAAGAG TTTCACCCATCAGAAGTCAAGGAACAAaaggaagtaaacaaacaaagatCAAGTGGGACAACAGAGGAGAAGTCAGACCTGGA TCAAAACTTGTCTGCCAGAGACAACACAGCTGTGTTTGTTCAGACCAGAGTATCCtcagatgatgatgacaatgagg ACTCATGGGAGCATTCCCGTCCCATAAAACTCACTACCCCAAGGCTGGTGACTGCATACCGCCAACCAGATGTTGAGATTCCCAACGCTGTGATGGAGACAACACCACACACAGCTCCTGTCGTCACAGAGACCATAGTGGAAAATTTCAAGGGCCTGAGTGACT CGGACTCTGACTCTTATGCTGACACCCAGAAAGTGCATCCATCACTTCCAGTGCCCCCGTCTGCAGACCCCAACTATGTCTTGAAGCCAGCAACAACCAAGAAGGTCAAAGTGTATGCTGTGAAGGACTTCACTGCACGCTCAGAGGATGAACTCACATTCAAAGCAG gACAAAAGATTTACATCACTGACCACGAATCTGCTCCTGATGGCCGCGCATATGGCTACATTAAGAAGGGGaaaatgaagaagaagaagaaatatgGCTTCTTTCCTGTACAGCTGATCTCTACAGCTAAGATGAAGGACAAAGAATCCTTCCTGAAGAAGAAATTCTCCAAGAAGGGTTCTGATGGAAAGTAA